One window from the genome of Salisaeta longa DSM 21114 encodes:
- the nusA gene encoding transcription termination factor NusA produces the protein MQSEDLVSSFGEIAQVKDIDRDTLQIIVEDVIRAMIRKRYGADEAFEIIFNPNQGDIQILHIQEVVGDWEVEDPVTEIRLTDARKVDEDFEVGEEVASSLDITNFGRRAVMTAQQTFQQRIRDIEKEQIYEEYSELIGEIVVGEIYQVRRHEVLLMHEGVEMVLPRQEQIPDDHYRKGDMLRTVVKEVMRDAGSDPQVVVSRTADVFIERLFELEVPEVYDSIVEIKRVARIPGDRAKVAVTSHDERVDPVGACVGVKGVRIHAVVRELSDENIDVMEWSDDPRTLITRALSPANPTRVTLKQDANPPRARAEVPADEVSQAIGRRGVNIKLAGKLTGYEIDVYREIPPDEEDINIEEFADELSMDTIEKLKMIGCDTAKAVLELSAPALGRRADMDRETAEHVLDTIEREFERGPSLAESLERGRFVVEQGAEAAEATEDEATEDTATEDTAPEDTAPEDTAPEDTVAENETTEDETSEDAPVATEESGDTPAAAASTDDAADEAADTIDDTEDTDGSASDEDAVREETSHS, from the coding sequence ATGCAAAGCGAAGACCTTGTTTCCTCCTTTGGGGAAATCGCTCAGGTCAAGGATATTGACCGCGACACGCTGCAGATCATTGTCGAGGATGTGATTCGTGCAATGATCCGCAAGCGCTACGGTGCAGATGAGGCCTTCGAGATCATCTTCAACCCCAACCAGGGCGACATCCAAATTTTGCACATCCAAGAGGTGGTGGGCGATTGGGAGGTCGAAGATCCCGTCACCGAAATCCGCCTCACGGATGCCAGGAAGGTCGACGAAGACTTTGAGGTGGGCGAGGAAGTGGCAAGCTCGCTCGACATCACCAACTTTGGGCGTCGTGCCGTCATGACGGCGCAGCAGACGTTTCAGCAGCGCATCCGCGACATCGAGAAGGAACAGATTTACGAGGAGTATTCCGAGCTGATCGGCGAGATTGTGGTCGGCGAGATCTATCAGGTGCGGCGCCACGAGGTGCTCCTGATGCACGAGGGCGTCGAGATGGTGCTGCCGCGGCAGGAGCAAATTCCCGACGACCACTACCGCAAGGGCGACATGCTGCGGACGGTGGTGAAAGAGGTGATGCGCGACGCGGGCAGCGACCCGCAGGTTGTGGTCAGCCGCACGGCAGACGTCTTCATCGAGCGGCTCTTCGAGCTTGAAGTGCCCGAGGTATACGACAGCATTGTGGAGATTAAGCGCGTGGCCCGCATACCGGGCGACCGCGCCAAGGTGGCCGTGACGAGTCATGACGAGCGCGTGGACCCGGTGGGCGCATGCGTTGGCGTGAAGGGCGTGCGCATTCACGCCGTGGTGCGCGAGCTGTCCGACGAAAACATCGACGTGATGGAGTGGTCGGACGACCCGCGGACGCTCATTACCCGGGCGTTGTCGCCGGCCAACCCGACGCGCGTAACCCTGAAGCAAGACGCCAACCCGCCGCGGGCCCGCGCAGAGGTGCCCGCCGACGAGGTGAGCCAAGCCATTGGCCGCCGCGGCGTAAACATCAAGCTTGCGGGCAAGCTGACGGGCTACGAGATCGACGTATACCGCGAGATTCCGCCCGACGAAGAAGACATCAACATTGAAGAGTTTGCCGACGAGCTGTCGATGGACACCATCGAGAAGCTCAAAATGATTGGGTGCGATACGGCCAAGGCCGTGCTGGAGCTCTCGGCGCCCGCGCTTGGACGCCGCGCCGACATGGATCGTGAAACCGCTGAGCACGTGTTAGATACTATTGAACGAGAGTTTGAACGCGGCCCGAGCCTGGCAGAGTCGCTCGAACGGGGCCGGTTCGTTGTGGAGCAGGGCGCTGAAGCAGCTGAGGCGACCGAAGACGAAGCGACCGAGGACACAGCGACCGAGGACACAGCGCCTGAAGACACAGCGCCTGAAGACACAGCGCCTGAAGACACGGTGGCCGAGAACGAAACGACGGAAGACGAAACGAGCGAAGACGCGCCGGTGGCCACGGAAGAATCAGGCGACACGCCGGCGGCCGCTGCATCAACTGATGACGCGGCCGATGAGGCCGCCGACACCATCGACGATACCGAAGACACAGACGGCAGTGCATCCGACGAGGATGCAGTGCGGGAGGAGACCTCTCATTCGTGA
- a CDS encoding ribosome maturation factor RimP, whose protein sequence is MTEANAPAQPLPERIRQLAEELIAGTDYFLVDVNVRGHRGTRVVEVYVDGDAGIGHDNLATISRELGFLLEVEEVVQGGYTLDVSSPGIKRPLTMPRQYKKNVGRSLRVKYDLDDGRGTQYEVVTLIDATDEAVVIEHPDETRETVPYDAIARAKIELPW, encoded by the coding sequence ATGACTGAAGCCAACGCCCCGGCGCAGCCCCTGCCCGAGCGCATCCGCCAGTTGGCGGAAGAGCTTATCGCCGGCACCGACTACTTTTTGGTTGACGTGAACGTGCGCGGCCATCGCGGCACGCGCGTGGTGGAAGTGTACGTGGATGGCGACGCGGGCATCGGCCACGACAACCTCGCAACCATCAGCCGCGAGCTTGGCTTTCTGCTGGAGGTTGAGGAGGTGGTGCAAGGCGGCTACACGCTCGACGTCTCGTCGCCCGGCATCAAGCGGCCGCTTACCATGCCGCGCCAGTACAAGAAGAACGTGGGACGGTCGCTCCGCGTTAAGTACGACCTGGATGATGGACGCGGGACGCAGTACGAAGTCGTCACGCTGATCGATGCCACCGACGAAGCGGTCGTCATCGAGCATCCCGATGAAACGCGCGAAACCGTACCATACGATGCCATCGCCCGTGCCAAAATAGAACTGCCCTGGTAG
- a CDS encoding phage holin family protein yields the protein MEGLPDTPPSERRTPARPTGTKLQRMAAHTQGLVEDLREWVDARIDLALIEAEEQADARINQAIQQGVVAAVGALTGLFALLTVAWGLGWLLGHPFWGFLIVTVLLGVGTAVLRAADIAPVRTRLQAKLRGTPAKAAADSADEAPARPERTAAPDDVSITDA from the coding sequence GTCTTCCGGACACGCCACCGTCGGAGCGCCGCACGCCTGCGCGGCCCACGGGTACGAAGCTGCAACGCATGGCCGCCCACACGCAAGGGCTGGTTGAAGACCTGCGCGAATGGGTCGACGCCCGTATTGACCTGGCGCTCATCGAGGCCGAGGAACAGGCCGACGCCCGCATCAATCAGGCCATTCAGCAAGGCGTGGTGGCGGCGGTGGGCGCACTCACCGGACTCTTTGCGCTGCTTACGGTGGCGTGGGGACTCGGGTGGCTGTTGGGGCATCCGTTTTGGGGATTCCTTATCGTGACGGTGCTGCTGGGCGTAGGCACCGCCGTGCTGCGGGCCGCCGATATTGCCCCGGTGCGCACGCGCCTGCAAGCCAAGCTGCGCGGAACGCCGGCAAAAGCCGCGGCCGACTCGGCCGACGAAGCGCCCGCACGGCCCGAGCGCACCGCCGCCCCCGACGATGTTTCCATTACCGACGCGTAG
- a CDS encoding GatB/YqeY domain-containing protein: protein MAESLADRLTNDLKDAMRAKDKVRLRTIRQLRSALKNKAIDAGEDLSDQEALAVVRKEAKQRKEAIAQYEEAGRSDLVAKEQEELDVLQDYLPAPMTEEELRGHVQEVIDAVGASSMADMGPVMGRAMSDLKGRVDGGRVQQVAKELLS from the coding sequence ATGGCCGAATCCCTTGCCGACCGCCTCACCAACGACCTGAAAGATGCCATGCGCGCCAAGGACAAGGTGCGCCTGCGCACCATCCGGCAGCTCCGCAGCGCGCTCAAGAACAAAGCCATTGATGCCGGCGAGGACCTGAGCGATCAGGAGGCCCTGGCGGTGGTTCGCAAAGAAGCCAAGCAGCGCAAGGAAGCCATTGCGCAGTACGAAGAAGCCGGCCGCTCGGATCTCGTGGCCAAAGAGCAGGAGGAGCTGGACGTGCTGCAGGACTACCTGCCGGCGCCCATGACCGAGGAGGAGCTGCGCGGCCACGTGCAGGAAGTCATTGACGCGGTGGGGGCCTCCTCCATGGCCGACATGGGCCCGGTGATGGGCCGCGCCATGAGCGACCTGAAGGGCCGCGTGGACGGCGGCCGGGTGCAGCAGGTGGCGAAAGAGTTGCTCAGCTAA
- the ptsP gene encoding phosphoenolpyruvate--protein phosphotransferase codes for MSDYDAPPARASLGRDVLTGQVLAPGLAAGPAYVYAPAAASAARQTIPSDAVDDELATFAAALAQARTTLDETIATAQETLGADSASILRAHRMILSDDALTEQVRGRIREQHESAHTAIRSVMRAHRERLEERATPHVRERSDDLADVEKRLLHALSQRSDGPSPPPGAIVLAEQLTPSDIVRFNQQDARGYVLAQGAATSHVAIIARALGVPVLVVDQALDRVAADAPLILDGGEGQLVVEPTPTARRYYEARKAHRAAVQEAQREQAQQPAETTDGRRVVLQANIEFLEELELLDRVGAAGIGLVRTEMLFVSQQPLSVTEDAQYQAFRRIAEAAHPAPATIRLLDIGGDKLVTASRAEANPFLGWRGLRILLDRPALMQRQLRAVLRANRHGALRLLLPMVAHLEEVERVQDAVATAAASLDADGVAHDPDLPVGLMVEVPAVAVQASAFAAHADFFSIGTNDLTQYTLAVDRGNPRVADRYDALHPAVLRLMEAATTAAHDASIEVSVCGELAHEPTALPALVGMGVDTLSMSPTRVPAVKRHLRGLSYRAARALLPSLLDAPSAAVVRKRSAALLDAHATDGAGTPHRAQQ; via the coding sequence ATGAGTGATTACGACGCGCCCCCGGCGAGGGCATCGCTGGGACGAGACGTACTGACGGGGCAGGTGTTGGCGCCGGGCCTGGCGGCCGGGCCGGCGTACGTCTACGCGCCGGCGGCGGCCTCTGCTGCGCGGCAAACCATTCCCTCAGACGCCGTAGACGATGAGCTGGCCACCTTTGCCGCGGCGCTCGCGCAGGCCCGCACGACGCTGGACGAAACCATCGCCACGGCGCAGGAGACGCTTGGGGCCGACAGCGCTTCGATCCTGCGCGCGCACCGGATGATCCTATCGGACGACGCGCTCACGGAGCAGGTGCGGGGCCGGATTCGCGAGCAGCACGAAAGCGCACATACAGCCATTCGGTCCGTGATGCGCGCGCACCGGGAGCGCCTGGAGGAGCGCGCCACGCCACACGTGCGCGAGCGATCGGACGACCTCGCGGATGTGGAAAAACGCCTGTTGCACGCCCTCTCGCAACGAAGCGACGGGCCGTCGCCCCCTCCGGGCGCTATCGTGCTGGCCGAGCAGCTCACGCCCTCCGACATCGTCCGGTTCAATCAGCAGGATGCGCGCGGGTACGTGCTGGCGCAGGGGGCGGCCACCTCGCACGTTGCAATCATTGCGCGGGCGCTGGGCGTGCCGGTGCTGGTCGTCGATCAGGCCCTCGACCGCGTGGCCGCCGATGCGCCGCTTATTCTGGACGGAGGCGAGGGGCAGCTGGTGGTGGAGCCAACCCCTACAGCGCGGCGGTACTACGAGGCGCGGAAGGCCCACCGTGCGGCCGTACAAGAGGCCCAGCGCGAACAGGCGCAGCAACCCGCCGAAACAACCGACGGGCGCCGGGTGGTGCTGCAGGCCAACATCGAGTTTTTGGAAGAGCTGGAGCTTCTCGACCGCGTGGGGGCCGCGGGCATCGGGCTGGTGCGCACCGAGATGCTGTTTGTGAGCCAGCAACCGCTCAGCGTAACCGAAGATGCGCAATACCAGGCGTTTCGGCGCATCGCGGAGGCCGCACATCCAGCGCCCGCGACGATTCGGCTGCTGGACATTGGCGGCGACAAGCTGGTGACGGCGAGCCGCGCCGAGGCAAATCCGTTTTTGGGGTGGCGCGGGCTTCGCATCCTGCTCGACCGGCCCGCGCTGATGCAGCGTCAACTGCGGGCCGTACTGCGCGCCAACCGGCACGGGGCGCTCCGCCTTTTGCTGCCCATGGTGGCCCACCTGGAAGAGGTGGAGCGCGTGCAAGACGCCGTAGCAACCGCCGCCGCATCGCTGGACGCCGACGGGGTGGCGCACGACCCGGACCTGCCCGTGGGGCTGATGGTGGAAGTGCCCGCCGTGGCTGTGCAAGCCAGCGCATTTGCAGCACACGCCGACTTCTTTTCCATCGGCACGAACGACCTGACCCAGTACACCTTGGCGGTCGATCGGGGCAATCCGCGCGTGGCCGATCGGTACGACGCCTTGCATCCCGCGGTGCTGCGGCTCATGGAGGCCGCCACCACGGCCGCGCACGACGCGTCCATCGAGGTGAGCGTTTGCGGCGAGCTGGCACACGAGCCCACGGCACTTCCGGCCTTGGTGGGGATGGGCGTCGATACGCTAAGCATGTCGCCGACCCGCGTGCCCGCTGTGAAGCGCCACCTCCGCGGCCTCTCCTACCGCGCCGCCCGCGCGCTTCTCCCCTCGCTGTTGGACGCGCCAAGCGCCGCCGTCGTGCGCAAACGATCGGCCGCCCTGCTGGACGCGCACGCCACGGACGGTGCCGGAACGCCCCACCGGGCCCAGCAGTAG
- a CDS encoding polyprenyl synthetase family protein, with translation MFDAPRLVALRQQIDDALATLVHDREPAVLYAPAHYVLTGGGKRVRPLLVLLAAEATGGAVEDAWEAALAVEVFHNFTLVHDDIMDDAPERRGRATVHEAWDEGTAILVGDRLMGLSYELLTQGPAEAVSKSLTRYHTMVSELCRGQALDADFETQREVSVAAYLDMIDGKTGALLGACLAIGGLMGGAEEPTVESLHRAGKALGRAFQIQDDLLDVVAQDDAWGKAVGGDLRVGKRTYITLTALERAEGDDRAWFMRGLDGGFAPERIPEARARMEALDVFTAAREAVHRYSEAALRHLSALPDGPAATHLRGLVNQLRERTH, from the coding sequence ATGTTTGATGCCCCGCGCCTCGTGGCGCTCCGCCAACAGATTGACGATGCCCTCGCGACGCTCGTTCATGATCGCGAGCCCGCCGTGCTCTACGCGCCGGCCCACTACGTGCTGACGGGCGGCGGCAAGCGCGTGCGGCCGCTGCTCGTGCTGCTGGCGGCCGAGGCGACGGGGGGTGCGGTAGAGGACGCCTGGGAGGCTGCCCTGGCGGTTGAGGTCTTTCACAACTTCACGCTCGTCCACGACGACATCATGGACGACGCGCCCGAGCGCCGGGGCCGCGCAACGGTCCACGAAGCATGGGACGAAGGCACTGCCATTCTGGTGGGCGACCGTCTGATGGGGCTGTCGTACGAGCTGCTCACGCAGGGGCCTGCGGAAGCCGTCTCCAAAAGCCTCACCCGGTACCACACCATGGTGTCCGAGCTGTGTCGCGGTCAGGCGCTGGATGCCGACTTCGAGACGCAGCGAGAGGTGTCGGTGGCTGCGTACCTCGACATGATCGATGGCAAAACCGGCGCACTGCTGGGCGCTTGCCTGGCCATTGGCGGCCTCATGGGAGGGGCGGAAGAGCCCACCGTTGAATCGCTGCATCGGGCCGGAAAGGCACTGGGGCGCGCCTTCCAAATTCAGGACGACCTCCTGGACGTTGTGGCGCAGGACGATGCCTGGGGAAAGGCCGTGGGGGGCGACCTGCGCGTGGGCAAACGCACCTACATCACCCTCACCGCGCTGGAACGTGCGGAAGGTGACGATCGGGCCTGGTTTATGAGGGGACTGGACGGCGGGTTTGCGCCGGAACGCATCCCCGAGGCCCGCGCCCGTATGGAGGCGTTGGACGTATTTACCGCCGCCCGCGAGGCCGTGCACCGCTACAGCGAAGCGGCCCTCCGTCACTTGTCCGCTTTGCCCGACGGGCCCGCTGCCACTCATCTGCGTGGGCTCGTCAATCAGCTGCGCGAGCGGACCCACTGA
- a CDS encoding HPr family phosphocarrier protein, whose product MTTRELTVRNNAGLHTRPASMVVRTASKFASDLVLRRDGYEINAKSVIGVMTLAAEQGATLTLVADGPDEEEAADALAHLFDDGFGEAIDP is encoded by the coding sequence ATGACCACGCGCGAGCTCACGGTTCGAAACAATGCCGGGCTGCACACGCGGCCGGCGTCGATGGTGGTGCGCACCGCCTCCAAGTTTGCGTCCGACCTGGTGTTGCGCCGCGATGGCTACGAGATCAACGCCAAGAGCGTGATTGGGGTCATGACGCTGGCGGCCGAGCAGGGCGCTACGCTCACGTTGGTGGCCGACGGGCCCGATGAGGAAGAAGCAGCCGATGCGCTGGCGCACTTGTTCGACGACGGGTTTGGGGAGGCCATCGATCCATGA
- a CDS encoding adenylate kinase: protein MRIILFGPPGAGKGTQARLLEEREGYTQISTGDIIRSAMKNETPVGKEAKAYVEKGELVPDSVVRKLAEGAIADEGYDDFVLDGYPRTTQQAEWLTEFGAAHDAPIDVVISLEVPDDVIVDRLSKRRVHTKTGDTYHLEHNPPPDDVDPAHIIQRDDDKPATVRNRLAVYREETAPLEAYYEARGTLVTVDGVGGIEDIYDRITAALEAA, encoded by the coding sequence ATGCGCATCATTCTGTTTGGCCCGCCCGGCGCGGGCAAAGGCACGCAAGCCCGTCTGCTCGAAGAACGCGAAGGCTATACCCAAATCTCGACTGGCGACATCATCCGGTCGGCCATGAAAAACGAGACGCCCGTGGGCAAAGAGGCGAAGGCGTACGTTGAAAAAGGCGAGCTTGTCCCCGACAGCGTCGTGCGGAAGTTGGCCGAAGGCGCGATCGCTGATGAAGGCTACGACGACTTCGTGCTGGACGGCTACCCGCGTACCACGCAGCAGGCCGAGTGGCTGACAGAATTTGGAGCGGCCCACGATGCGCCCATCGACGTCGTGATTAGCCTCGAAGTGCCCGACGACGTGATTGTCGACCGGTTGTCGAAGCGCCGCGTGCACACGAAAACCGGCGACACGTACCACCTGGAGCATAACCCGCCGCCGGATGACGTAGACCCGGCCCACATTATTCAGCGGGATGACGACAAGCCCGCGACCGTGCGCAACCGCCTGGCGGTCTACCGTGAGGAAACCGCACCGTTGGAGGCCTACTACGAAGCGCGCGGCACGCTCGTCACCGTCGACGGTGTCGGCGGCATCGAGGATATCTACGACCGCATCACGGCGGCCTTAGAGGCTGCGTAG
- a CDS encoding CvpA family protein, with the protein MDVGSLTAIDWFIGAVLAIGLARGVQAGAVRQVAGLLSWGLAFLVGAAFMHPVGRAVGDSLNLAAAAEPLVGFVLAFVGALIITYALAHLLEKTLDALKLTIVNRLSGGLFGAAKAALMLSVLFFVLHHVGVPSAEVRARSQLYRPVAHALPTTWNAVAPYLPAAQQLTMSLQDELRDARQSIESLHAPPADTTDAP; encoded by the coding sequence ATGGATGTAGGAAGCCTCACGGCCATCGACTGGTTCATTGGAGCCGTCCTTGCCATCGGACTGGCTCGGGGCGTGCAGGCCGGCGCGGTGCGCCAGGTGGCGGGACTACTGAGCTGGGGGCTCGCATTTCTTGTGGGCGCCGCGTTTATGCATCCCGTCGGCCGCGCCGTGGGCGACAGCCTAAACCTTGCCGCAGCGGCCGAGCCGCTCGTCGGTTTTGTGCTGGCCTTCGTCGGCGCGCTCATCATCACGTATGCGCTGGCGCACCTGCTCGAAAAGACCCTCGATGCGCTGAAGCTGACCATCGTGAATCGGTTGTCGGGCGGCCTCTTTGGGGCCGCCAAAGCCGCGCTGATGCTCAGCGTGCTCTTTTTCGTGCTTCACCACGTGGGCGTACCTTCCGCCGAGGTCCGTGCCCGCTCGCAGCTGTATCGCCCCGTGGCCCACGCCTTGCCTACCACGTGGAACGCCGTGGCCCCGTATCTTCCGGCCGCCCAGCAGCTTACGATGTCGCTGCAAGACGAACTCCGCGACGCCCGCCAGTCCATCGAATCGCTGCACGCCCCGCCGGCCGACACCACCGACGCGCCGTGA